The proteins below come from a single Saccharophagus degradans 2-40 genomic window:
- a CDS encoding DUF4426 domain-containing protein, with protein sequence MFNKTLATFGLLFSLVFISHNSHAEEQFELGDYTLYYTLFNSTFVPADIARAYQLKRSKYEWLLNVVVSKNGEHGGVPIKLSGHHKNLMAQQKMLQFNEIKETGTVYYLAPVRVNGEEILHFELSVLLPNETVPHTIKFTDKVISD encoded by the coding sequence ATGTTTAACAAAACCCTCGCCACCTTTGGTTTGTTGTTTAGCCTTGTATTTATTAGCCACAACAGTCACGCAGAAGAACAATTCGAGCTGGGCGACTACACGCTTTACTACACATTGTTTAATAGCACCTTTGTGCCCGCCGATATCGCCCGCGCCTATCAATTAAAGCGCAGCAAGTACGAATGGCTATTAAATGTAGTGGTAAGTAAAAACGGTGAACACGGAGGCGTTCCCATTAAACTTAGTGGTCACCACAAAAATTTAATGGCGCAGCAAAAAATGCTGCAGTTTAACGAAATAAAAGAAACCGGCACCGTGTACTACCTAGCCCCTGTGCGCGTGAATGGCGAAGAAATATTACACTTTGAACTAAGTGTATTACTGCCCAACGAAACGGTACCACACACCATTAAATTTACAGATAAAGTCATTTCCGATTAA
- the rdgB gene encoding RdgB/HAM1 family non-canonical purine NTP pyrophosphatase, producing MQKVILASGNAGKLREFQRILAEFDLDVAPQSAYNVPDAEETGLSFVENAILKARNACAHTGFAAISDDSGIEVDALNGQPGIYSARFSGPGATDAKNNALLLEKLEGLPEAERTARYQCVLVYMRHATDPTPIICQGAWEGTILTAPRGEGGFGYDPLFWVPSHQCASAELPAEVKNSISHRAIAMQALLAQIRAQQAK from the coding sequence ATGCAAAAGGTAATACTCGCGAGCGGCAATGCTGGCAAACTGCGTGAGTTCCAACGTATTTTGGCGGAATTCGATTTAGATGTGGCGCCACAGTCGGCCTACAACGTACCCGACGCCGAAGAAACTGGGCTCAGCTTTGTAGAAAACGCCATATTAAAGGCCCGCAACGCCTGTGCCCACACAGGTTTTGCGGCAATCTCCGATGACTCGGGCATAGAAGTAGATGCGCTTAACGGCCAGCCGGGTATATATTCCGCCCGCTTTAGTGGGCCAGGGGCAACCGATGCCAAAAACAATGCCCTACTGCTAGAAAAGCTCGAAGGTTTGCCCGAAGCTGAACGCACCGCGCGCTACCAGTGCGTGTTGGTGTATATGCGCCACGCCACCGACCCCACACCTATTATTTGCCAAGGGGCTTGGGAGGGCACCATCCTTACCGCGCCGCGCGGCGAAGGTGGCTTCGGTTACGACCCTTTGTTTTGGGTGCCAAGCCACCAGTGCGCCAGTGCGGAGCTGCCTGCAGAGGTAAAAAACAGTATTTCCCATCGCGCAATTGCCATGCAGGCGTTGTTAGCACAAATTCGCGCGCAGCAGGCTAAATAG
- a CDS encoding GGDEF domain-containing protein, giving the protein MTRTFRSLASFRVQFLALLLTVLVLLGYDFLPKRTLEFAPSPRFERVLMADSDIGGNSVARWVNKKTDHLSCTIAEGYAYPYCGVHFAFDPYTHTGLDLTPYNHLKFHVQYQGEASTLRIYVRNQDANEPTKDIAKAKYISVNIKTRELGTPQTIKLSEFIVAEWWKEQFDVPRDKAQPQFDNVVNIGIEVFAPTPLGEHQLAVERFEFVGPLVPRYAWYLSILGFWLAASFIYLIARLIKLYRRNKIFARVVTDLSKTNQELADQKEHFRVLSTNDALTGIRNRHGVKLSYDAMLQSANPDTKISVILIDIDHFKRINDRRGHQMGDEVLSQFSDLLRRNTRENDIVGRWGGEEFIVVSAHTNLNQAELLAEKIRTTVSNTALGDNKPIMVTISCGVTEIQRPESLDAALARADKCLYSAKRGGRNCTVAQFND; this is encoded by the coding sequence ATGACTCGTACCTTCAGGTCGCTGGCTTCCTTTCGCGTACAGTTTTTAGCTTTGCTATTAACTGTGCTGGTGTTGTTAGGCTACGATTTTTTGCCCAAGCGCACCCTTGAGTTCGCACCGTCGCCACGGTTCGAGCGTGTACTTATGGCGGATAGCGATATAGGCGGTAACAGTGTCGCACGCTGGGTAAATAAAAAGACCGACCACCTAAGCTGCACCATCGCCGAGGGCTATGCTTACCCATACTGTGGCGTACATTTCGCCTTCGACCCCTACACTCATACAGGTTTGGATCTAACTCCCTACAACCATTTGAAATTTCACGTGCAGTACCAAGGCGAGGCCAGCACCCTACGCATTTACGTACGCAATCAGGATGCTAACGAACCCACCAAAGATATTGCTAAAGCCAAATATATTTCGGTAAATATTAAAACCCGCGAACTTGGTACCCCCCAAACAATTAAGCTAAGCGAGTTTATAGTTGCAGAGTGGTGGAAAGAGCAATTTGATGTACCCAGGGACAAAGCCCAACCGCAATTCGATAACGTAGTAAATATAGGGATTGAAGTATTCGCCCCCACACCCCTCGGTGAGCACCAGTTAGCTGTAGAGCGCTTTGAATTTGTGGGCCCCTTAGTACCCCGTTACGCGTGGTACTTAAGTATTTTAGGGTTTTGGTTAGCTGCCAGTTTTATTTATTTAATTGCGCGCTTAATCAAGCTTTACCGCCGCAACAAAATTTTTGCGCGGGTGGTGACCGATTTAAGTAAAACCAACCAAGAGCTAGCCGACCAAAAAGAACATTTTCGCGTTTTATCTACCAACGATGCACTTACCGGCATACGCAATCGGCATGGCGTTAAGTTAAGTTACGATGCAATGCTGCAATCGGCTAACCCCGACACAAAGATCTCGGTAATACTTATTGATATAGATCACTTTAAACGTATTAACGATCGTCGAGGCCACCAAATGGGTGATGAAGTACTTTCCCAATTCTCTGATTTATTGCGCAGAAATACTCGCGAAAACGATATTGTCGGGCGCTGGGGAGGCGAAGAGTTTATTGTGGTTAGCGCACACACTAACTTAAACCAAGCAGAGCTACTCGCCGAAAAAATTCGCACAACGGTTTCTAACACAGCCCTAGGCGATAACAAACCCATAATGGTAACAATTAGCTGCGGCGTAACCGAAATTCAACGACCCGAATCGTTAGATGCCGCCTTAGCGCGCGCAGATAAATGCTTGTATAGCGCCAAGCGTGGCGGCCGCAATTGCACCGTTGCACAGTTTAATGACTAA
- a CDS encoding GGDEF domain-containing protein, with product MSFYSRHRHNIQLAAVLLTVLAAVSHRWLPLKTYEITGSKGHTQLNLYSGKGYEYGEEADWVDKDAMKMRCTITPASEKTACGLDIAFYEWPKWENGINLHNYDTVHLDIDYQGSASKIRFYARNFHPDYSNVGDFNSTKYNTINLRTRDLTQPVDVPLSALVVADWWLDQFDIPLAQSHLDFSNITGMGFDFGSPIPYGEHTIHFKKIVFKGHYISSASWYLIIMSIWMLTIVVKTVRRLIYLREKNRRYLQRVSMLEADKNQLQNKAAKFEELSTTDSLTGAYNRFGIDRIITNLFEQRALMLPLTIIIADIDHFKRINDTEGHAVGDKVLSKLGRTILANIRENDFLGRWGGEEFIIICTHTDAQHGFLLAEKLRLLIEGTQFELENSTNSPRLNQQLHPQLHPQLKVTASFGVGEVQAGETFTETFNRADSALYEAKKQGRNCTVLAQHTNV from the coding sequence ATGAGTTTTTATAGCCGCCATCGCCATAACATTCAGCTCGCTGCTGTGTTACTTACAGTGCTGGCTGCGGTAAGCCATCGCTGGTTACCTCTTAAAACTTACGAAATAACGGGTAGCAAGGGACATACCCAACTTAACCTTTACTCGGGCAAGGGGTACGAGTACGGCGAAGAAGCCGACTGGGTAGACAAAGATGCAATGAAAATGCGCTGCACAATCACACCCGCATCAGAAAAAACTGCCTGCGGTTTAGATATTGCTTTTTATGAATGGCCAAAATGGGAAAATGGCATTAATTTGCACAACTACGATACCGTACACTTAGATATCGACTACCAAGGCTCAGCCAGTAAAATTCGCTTCTACGCGCGAAACTTTCACCCAGATTATTCTAACGTAGGTGACTTTAACAGCACCAAGTACAACACCATAAACCTGCGCACTCGCGATTTAACCCAACCGGTAGACGTGCCACTTAGTGCACTGGTAGTGGCTGATTGGTGGCTAGATCAATTCGATATTCCTCTCGCACAATCCCACTTAGACTTCTCTAATATAACCGGCATGGGGTTTGATTTCGGCTCGCCAATACCCTACGGCGAGCACACTATTCACTTTAAAAAAATAGTGTTTAAGGGGCATTATATTTCTAGCGCAAGCTGGTATTTAATAATAATGAGCATTTGGATGCTCACTATTGTCGTCAAAACTGTGCGCAGATTGATTTATTTACGTGAAAAAAATAGGCGCTATTTACAACGCGTAAGCATGCTCGAGGCAGATAAAAACCAACTGCAAAACAAGGCCGCTAAATTCGAAGAACTGTCTACTACAGATTCACTCACGGGCGCCTACAATCGGTTTGGCATAGACCGCATTATTACCAACTTATTCGAACAGCGAGCTTTAATGCTACCGCTCACCATTATCATTGCAGATATCGATCACTTTAAGCGTATAAACGATACCGAAGGCCATGCCGTTGGCGATAAGGTACTTAGCAAACTTGGCCGCACAATATTAGCAAACATTCGCGAAAACGATTTTCTGGGGCGTTGGGGTGGCGAGGAATTTATAATAATTTGCACGCATACCGACGCGCAGCATGGTTTTTTACTGGCAGAAAAATTGCGGCTTTTAATTGAGGGCACACAATTCGAATTAGAAAATTCGACAAATAGCCCGCGACTAAACCAGCAACTACATCCACAACTACATCCGCAACTAAAAGTTACCGCCAGTTTTGGTGTGGGTGAAGTACAGGCAGGAGAAACCTTTACAGAAACGTTTAACCGAGCAGATAGCGCGCTTTACGAGGCTAAAAAGCAGGGGCGAAATTGTACTGTACTCGCCCAGCACACTAACGTTTAG
- the traF gene encoding conjugal transfer protein TraF, producing the protein MKPTFPILRANLLAAATAACMSAPAWSISYGTYDARAMGMGSVGVAAGNTENAIFYNPALLALHDGDEDSSRDGRLFVPIVILQASGAYSEAVDIADQDLDGALSSAVDNFNANQDAASAGQVSAALTDLDGAIDDLANEDIGLDNFIGFNISEPGDREGGAFFFGTRIMAGGRATVPEQDRAVVDRYQSAMDIIAAGGTLADIDPELVDDDGNLIDPNDSLSSSVDIGAVALTEWGVAFAKEIDVMGLPVSFGATPKAVRVDVYRESRGYSDGDLNFDDNYKSHYTINGDIGVAVEFAKHYRIGMAIKDVVPHDFQSTSVDEVTLRPRSRMGVAYTNSLFQIGVDMDLNEIEPLAGEAPYQDAAIGVEFTPFWGWDFRAGYQMDMTGVRDYSYSVGLAYKVTRFVFEFSYLKGSASEGGGVQLGWAF; encoded by the coding sequence ATGAAACCTACCTTCCCCATTTTACGAGCTAACCTTTTGGCGGCTGCTACTGCCGCGTGCATGAGTGCTCCTGCTTGGTCTATTAGTTACGGTACTTACGATGCGAGAGCCATGGGGATGGGCAGTGTGGGAGTGGCTGCGGGCAACACCGAAAATGCTATTTTTTATAACCCTGCATTACTTGCTTTGCACGACGGCGACGAAGATAGCAGCCGCGATGGCCGTTTATTTGTCCCCATTGTTATTCTGCAAGCCAGCGGCGCATACAGCGAAGCGGTGGATATAGCCGACCAAGATTTAGACGGAGCATTAAGTTCTGCAGTAGATAACTTTAACGCCAATCAAGATGCCGCAAGTGCAGGCCAAGTATCTGCAGCGCTTACCGATTTAGATGGTGCCATTGATGACTTGGCCAACGAAGATATTGGCTTAGATAATTTTATTGGTTTTAATATTAGCGAACCTGGCGACAGAGAAGGCGGTGCATTTTTCTTTGGTACGCGCATTATGGCGGGTGGTCGAGCTACCGTGCCCGAGCAAGATCGCGCCGTTGTAGACCGCTACCAGAGTGCAATGGATATTATTGCCGCCGGTGGCACCCTTGCCGATATCGACCCCGAGTTAGTTGATGACGATGGCAACCTCATAGACCCAAATGATTCCCTTAGCTCGTCGGTAGATATTGGCGCAGTGGCGCTTACCGAATGGGGCGTTGCGTTTGCGAAAGAAATTGACGTAATGGGTTTACCTGTTTCGTTTGGTGCAACGCCAAAAGCGGTAAGGGTAGATGTATATCGCGAGTCGCGCGGCTACAGCGACGGCGATTTGAATTTCGACGACAATTATAAATCCCATTACACCATCAATGGCGATATTGGCGTGGCTGTTGAGTTTGCCAAACACTACCGTATAGGTATGGCCATTAAAGACGTGGTGCCACACGATTTTCAATCTACCAGTGTGGATGAAGTTACCCTGCGCCCGCGTTCGCGCATGGGGGTGGCCTACACCAATAGCCTATTTCAAATTGGTGTAGATATGGATCTAAATGAAATTGAACCCCTTGCGGGTGAGGCACCCTACCAAGATGCAGCAATCGGGGTGGAGTTTACCCCCTTTTGGGGTTGGGATTTTCGCGCAGGTTATCAAATGGATATGACCGGTGTACGCGATTACTCTTACTCTGTGGGATTGGCGTACAAGGTAACGCGCTTTGTGTTTGAGTTCAGTTATTTGAAAGGCTCGGCGAGTGAAGGTGGTGGCGTGCAGTTGGGCTGGGCATTTTAA
- the hemW gene encoding radical SAM family heme chaperone HemW: MPTPTALPPLSLYVHIPWCVRKCPYCDFNSHAAPSELPIDDYLACLKQDLLHDLDQVQGRKIHSVFFGGGTPSLFPGVAIGDLLAFVADKIGFEAGAEITLEANPGTAERGNFTSLRMEGVNRLSLGVQSFNDDHLQRLGRIHGRDEALNAFQLARDAGFNNINIDLMHGLPEQTPEQGLSDLQQAIGLGPEHISWYQLTIEPNTHFYSHTPVLPLEDTLESIQELGHEALQSAGYLRYETSAYAQNAKRSAHNLNYWQFGDYLAIGAGAHGKNTTLTPNGLVISRNRKTRLPKDYLAAAKSTANGNPFCAKQSLIDPSQLPLEFMMNALRLMDGVKASTYFERTGLALEPLAQTLADLRAQGLMIDNPNTLANTELGHRYLNAILERFL, translated from the coding sequence ATGCCCACACCAACTGCCTTGCCGCCACTTTCCCTTTACGTGCATATACCTTGGTGTGTAAGAAAGTGCCCCTATTGCGATTTTAATTCGCATGCGGCGCCCAGTGAATTGCCCATTGACGACTACCTCGCCTGCTTAAAACAAGATTTGCTGCACGACCTAGATCAGGTGCAGGGGCGCAAAATTCACAGTGTATTTTTTGGCGGTGGCACACCGAGCTTGTTCCCCGGCGTGGCCATTGGCGACTTGCTGGCCTTTGTAGCAGATAAAATAGGCTTCGAAGCTGGGGCAGAAATAACTTTAGAAGCCAACCCCGGCACAGCAGAGCGCGGCAACTTTACCAGCTTGCGCATGGAGGGAGTAAACCGGTTGTCGCTGGGCGTACAAAGCTTTAACGATGACCACCTGCAGCGCTTAGGGCGTATTCACGGCCGTGATGAAGCACTCAATGCCTTCCAATTAGCGCGCGATGCGGGTTTTAACAATATAAATATAGACCTAATGCACGGCCTGCCCGAGCAAACGCCAGAGCAAGGGTTAAGTGATTTACAACAAGCTATTGGTTTGGGGCCAGAGCATATTTCGTGGTACCAGCTTACCATTGAGCCCAACACCCACTTTTATTCCCACACGCCGGTATTACCCTTAGAAGACACGCTCGAGTCCATTCAAGAGCTAGGGCACGAAGCGCTGCAAAGTGCAGGCTACCTGCGCTACGAAACCTCTGCCTATGCCCAAAACGCCAAGCGCTCAGCTCACAACCTAAATTACTGGCAGTTTGGCGATTACTTGGCCATTGGCGCCGGTGCGCACGGTAAAAACACCACGCTTACCCCCAATGGCCTAGTAATTAGCCGCAACCGAAAAACGCGTCTACCCAAAGATTACTTAGCCGCAGCCAAAAGTACCGCCAATGGCAACCCATTTTGCGCCAAGCAAAGCCTTATCGACCCGAGCCAACTACCGTTAGAGTTTATGATGAACGCCCTGCGGCTAATGGATGGCGTTAAAGCAAGTACTTACTTCGAAAGAACGGGCTTAGCGTTAGAACCGCTAGCCCAAACACTTGCCGACCTGCGCGCACAGGGGCTGATGATTGACAACCCCAACACGCTAGCCAACACAGAGCTTGGCCACCGCTACCTCAACGCCATCCTAGAGCGTTTTTTGTAA
- a CDS encoding response regulator gives MLLLFQRVRNLPLTAKAYITIVIAAAVAVAWVSAVEWSIATNKHQQHIATATKNARQQLNQAIQTGNQLVLEHCLTNLVAQSIIKRATLIGPSSRQEKTSLNYATSEGFSTLREPLDAGWVLEMQVSTGMTAFLERLVIDLVGILLITGALLLYVRLALVSKLLQLNFAARTLNLENLNRSLLPKKSRQPQKRAADSQDELDSLLQALERIRLSMLEDREQRRTVELALMREKEEKIETRRLVQEAEAANRAKSQFIATMSHEIRTPMNGVIGMVEMLRDTTLDDSQRHYLGIIERSGDSLMNIINDILDYSKIEAGKMSLEHMQFDLEELLEDCVQMFSASTDKRNIELICSISPNTPKQLMGDPTRLKQVLVNLIGNAFKFTSEGHIYVEARQVNASDADLPMIHFSVEDSGIGIESNQQEKLFDAFCQADGSTTRKFGGTGLGLTICKQLAEMMGGEIGVYSREKAGSTFWFSAVFTHVEKAINEQPPQSLAGKKLLVVNQSKIVEKVIASHAADWNIACRIVHSGEKALEVISGQHHYDFIILSQDLQDMPGLDVADKVRTLAAYSSTPIFLVTKVRKSQLPEDRLHTITALLPYPLSIHKIENLLQTKPTHTVVEEQKTNTQATTVSEGPLHVLVAEDNPVNRMVIEGLLAKFDIAPKFAEDGLQALNAVTESPTPYDLIIMDCEMPEMDGFEATRSIRTWESNNNQPATTIIALTAHVEAEHRQRVFDSGMNYYLSKPVTMEKLSEALTTAGLAPQIAS, from the coding sequence ATGCTGTTGCTTTTCCAACGCGTGCGTAACCTGCCCCTTACCGCGAAGGCTTATATCACCATTGTGATAGCCGCCGCTGTAGCGGTAGCATGGGTAAGTGCAGTGGAGTGGTCGATAGCCACCAATAAGCACCAGCAGCATATTGCTACCGCCACTAAAAACGCGCGCCAGCAGTTAAATCAGGCTATTCAAACGGGCAACCAATTAGTGCTTGAGCACTGTTTAACAAATCTTGTCGCGCAATCCATTATTAAACGCGCCACCCTAATTGGCCCGAGCAGCCGCCAAGAAAAAACTTCCCTCAACTACGCCACCTCAGAAGGGTTTAGTACCCTCAGAGAACCGCTCGACGCAGGCTGGGTGCTGGAAATGCAAGTTTCCACTGGCATGACGGCTTTTTTAGAGCGCTTAGTTATCGATTTGGTGGGCATATTACTCATTACAGGCGCACTGCTGCTTTATGTGCGCCTCGCACTTGTAAGTAAATTATTGCAACTTAACTTTGCCGCGCGCACCTTGAATTTAGAAAACCTCAACCGTTCGCTGCTGCCCAAAAAAAGTCGTCAACCGCAAAAACGTGCAGCGGACTCACAGGACGAGCTCGACAGCTTATTACAAGCGCTAGAGCGAATACGCTTAAGCATGCTGGAAGATAGAGAGCAACGTCGCACCGTAGAATTAGCGCTAATGCGCGAAAAAGAAGAAAAAATAGAAACCCGCCGACTAGTACAAGAAGCAGAAGCCGCTAACCGCGCGAAAAGCCAATTTATTGCCACCATGAGCCACGAAATTCGCACCCCCATGAACGGTGTAATAGGTATGGTGGAAATGCTGCGCGATACCACGCTGGACGATTCACAGCGCCACTATTTAGGCATTATCGAGCGCTCTGGCGATTCGTTAATGAATATAATTAACGACATTCTCGATTACTCCAAAATTGAAGCGGGTAAAATGTCGTTAGAGCATATGCAATTCGATTTAGAAGAGCTGCTCGAAGACTGTGTGCAAATGTTTAGCGCCTCTACCGACAAGCGCAACATAGAGCTTATTTGCAGTATTTCCCCCAATACACCCAAACAACTTATGGGTGACCCTACACGCTTAAAACAAGTGCTGGTTAACCTCATTGGCAACGCTTTTAAATTTACCAGTGAAGGCCATATTTACGTAGAAGCTAGGCAAGTTAACGCCAGTGATGCCGACCTACCCATGATTCACTTTTCGGTAGAAGACAGCGGTATTGGGATAGAAAGCAATCAACAGGAAAAATTGTTCGACGCCTTTTGCCAAGCCGATGGCTCCACCACGCGCAAATTTGGCGGCACAGGTTTGGGGCTGACAATATGTAAACAGCTTGCAGAAATGATGGGCGGTGAAATTGGTGTTTACAGCAGAGAAAAAGCCGGCTCAACATTTTGGTTTTCGGCAGTATTTACCCATGTAGAAAAGGCAATTAACGAGCAACCGCCCCAATCGCTAGCAGGTAAAAAATTACTCGTTGTTAATCAATCAAAAATTGTCGAGAAGGTTATCGCCAGCCATGCGGCAGATTGGAACATCGCCTGCAGAATTGTGCACAGTGGCGAGAAGGCGCTAGAAGTAATTAGCGGGCAACATCATTACGACTTTATTATACTTAGCCAAGACCTACAGGATATGCCTGGGCTTGATGTGGCAGATAAAGTTCGCACCCTCGCCGCTTACAGCTCAACCCCTATTTTTCTCGTTACCAAAGTGCGTAAAAGCCAATTACCAGAAGACAGATTACATACCATAACCGCGCTTCTACCCTACCCACTGTCTATACATAAAATAGAAAACTTGCTGCAAACCAAACCTACACACACCGTCGTAGAAGAGCAAAAAACAAATACGCAGGCGACCACCGTAAGCGAAGGCCCACTGCATGTATTGGTAGCCGAAGACAACCCAGTTAATCGCATGGTGATTGAAGGCTTGCTCGCCAAGTTTGATATTGCCCCCAAATTTGCCGAAGACGGGCTACAAGCACTCAATGCAGTTACCGAAAGCCCCACGCCTTACGATTTAATTATTATGGACTGTGAAATGCCGGAAATGGATGGGTTTGAAGCCACGCGCAGTATTCGTACTTGGGAATCGAATAACAATCAGCCCGCTACCACAATTATTGCGCTAACAGCCCACGTAGAAGCCGAGCACCGCCAGCGCGTGTTTGATAGTGGAATGAATTATTACTTAAGCAAGCCCGTGACTATGGAAAAGCTTAGCGAAGCGCTCACCACTGCTGGGCTAGCGCCACAAATTGCGAGCTAG